A single window of Desulfovibrio sp. G11 DNA harbors:
- a CDS encoding ABC transporter permease produces the protein MHGPFTNTIYVWQALFLREALDRFFGSRAAWAWLLVEPAMHIGFISFVWGMMRKNSMGGISVSMWIILGMLSFFLFRRTAVQTLHSLDCNKAFFAFRQVRPFDVALVRASVEAFSMFFISLFILGVAAMMGLNVLPDDPLKVLLALTGLWLFGLGYGLVTSVCMRLVPDSGHVFQILMMPLYLISGVIMPLMFIPVPYRNWLLWNPLVHGIELVRLGFFSNYHTLDVSFSYLYSWVLGSLALGLILYRGLETRLVMQ, from the coding sequence ATGCATGGCCCTTTCACAAATACCATCTATGTCTGGCAGGCTCTCTTTTTGCGGGAGGCACTGGACCGCTTTTTCGGCAGCCGCGCCGCCTGGGCTTGGCTGCTTGTGGAACCAGCCATGCACATCGGCTTTATCAGTTTCGTATGGGGCATGATGCGCAAAAACAGTATGGGGGGAATCAGTGTAAGCATGTGGATCATTTTGGGCATGCTTTCCTTTTTCCTGTTCCGGCGAACAGCCGTGCAGACCTTGCACTCTTTGGATTGCAACAAGGCTTTTTTTGCTTTTCGTCAGGTACGCCCATTTGATGTGGCGCTGGTGCGGGCAAGTGTAGAAGCCTTTTCCATGTTCTTTATCTCGCTGTTTATCCTTGGTGTTGCAGCCATGATGGGCCTGAATGTGCTGCCGGATGATCCTCTCAAGGTGTTACTGGCTTTGACAGGATTATGGTTGTTCGGTCTTGGTTACGGCCTGGTGACTTCTGTATGTATGCGTCTAGTACCGGATTCCGGGCATGTTTTTCAGATTTTGATGATGCCCTTGTATCTCATTTCCGGCGTCATCATGCCATTAATGTTCATCCCCGTACCGTATCGAAACTGGCTGCTCTGGAACCCGCTTGTTCACGGTATCGAACTGGTACGACTTGGTTTTTTTTCCAACTATCACACTCTGGATGTCAGCTTCAGCTATCTCTACTCCTGGGTTCTGGGCAGTCTGGCTCTGGGCTTGATTCTTTATCGTGGCCTTGAAACACGACTGGTGATGCAATGA
- a CDS encoding ABC transporter ATP-binding protein yields the protein MVIPTGRSVGLVGANGAGKSTLLRIIGGADYPTRGQVERRCRVSWPMANGGLEGTLTGRQNAKFVCRIHGFQHELDERIARIEDFAELGSAFDKPIHTYSSGMRSRLQFALSLAFDFDVYISDEVTAAGDAAFRKKAEAAFKQLADTASIIMVAHNDAVLKAFCQSGILLRNGKATWFEKLDDALHAYKENC from the coding sequence ATGGTAATCCCCACTGGGCGCAGTGTCGGGCTTGTGGGGGCCAACGGGGCGGGAAAATCCACCTTGTTACGCATTATCGGCGGAGCGGATTACCCCACCAGAGGGCAGGTTGAAAGGCGTTGCCGTGTGTCATGGCCCATGGCGAATGGTGGGCTGGAAGGAACCCTTACCGGACGGCAGAATGCTAAATTTGTCTGCCGTATTCACGGGTTTCAGCATGAACTTGATGAACGCATCGCGCGCATCGAAGATTTCGCTGAACTGGGCAGCGCTTTTGATAAGCCTATACATACATATTCTTCAGGCATGCGCTCTCGTTTACAATTTGCTCTTTCCTTGGCTTTTGATTTTGACGTGTACATTTCGGATGAAGTCACGGCCGCCGGGGACGCTGCCTTTCGCAAAAAGGCTGAGGCGGCATTCAAGCAGCTGGCCGATACAGCCAGCATTATTATGGTGGCCCATAATGATGCCGTACTGAAGGCTTTTTGTCAGTCGGGCATTTTGCTCAGAAATGGCAAAGCCACATGGTTTGAAAAGTTGGACGACGCGCTCCACGCGTATAAAGAGAACTGCTGA
- a CDS encoding chain-length determining protein, with the protein MTNKIAMVSKPLAISKEERREGIGALRVQQVFRWIVRSILLMGALSSVYWIFSSDRYVSESIVLIQNTEQIGVPSFDITTVLGGIGSISKPDQLLLREHLLSVDMLKKLDAALNLRAHYSDRRHDFGSRMWFKDASIEWFHRHYLSRVTVDFDDYAGVLRIRVQAYDAAMAQAIALMLVKEGERYMNEMSHALARAQVEFLDTQVASAHEQLLKASQILLDFQNQKGLVSPKATVGSIYSIIGKLEGQRTELQTQLASLPRNLDRNHPTRKSLEQSLLAVERQIAQEHAKLASTSGMPLNSLVEEEQRLEMDLEFKKAVYKTALAGLEKGRMDAARTLKQVSVLQMPVLSEYAMEPRRIYGVVATVCITVLLIGIMNLLKSVILDHVD; encoded by the coding sequence ATGACAAACAAAATCGCTATGGTTTCAAAACCACTTGCCATATCCAAAGAAGAGCGCCGGGAAGGGATTGGAGCCCTGCGTGTGCAGCAAGTTTTTCGCTGGATTGTGCGCAGTATACTGCTCATGGGGGCGTTGAGTTCGGTATACTGGATTTTTTCATCAGATCGATATGTCTCTGAATCTATTGTGCTCATCCAGAACACAGAACAAATAGGCGTGCCGTCTTTTGATATAACCACTGTGCTTGGCGGGATTGGCAGTATCAGCAAACCGGACCAGTTGTTACTGCGGGAGCACCTGCTTTCTGTGGACATGCTCAAAAAGCTGGACGCTGCCCTCAACTTGCGCGCCCACTATAGTGACCGGCGGCATGATTTTGGCTCTCGGATGTGGTTTAAGGATGCTTCTATTGAGTGGTTTCATCGCCATTATCTTTCCAGGGTAACTGTGGATTTTGACGACTATGCCGGCGTGCTGCGCATTCGAGTGCAAGCCTACGATGCCGCAATGGCACAGGCTATCGCACTTATGCTTGTCAAAGAGGGCGAGCGCTACATGAACGAAATGAGCCACGCGCTTGCAAGGGCGCAGGTGGAATTTCTCGATACTCAGGTGGCGTCGGCCCATGAGCAGTTGTTGAAAGCCAGTCAGATTCTGTTGGATTTTCAGAACCAGAAAGGGCTGGTTTCTCCCAAAGCCACTGTGGGGAGCATTTACAGCATCATTGGCAAGCTTGAAGGCCAGCGCACCGAACTGCAAACCCAACTGGCTTCACTGCCTCGCAATCTGGATCGAAATCATCCCACCAGGAAATCGCTCGAACAGTCACTGCTAGCAGTAGAGCGGCAAATCGCCCAGGAGCATGCCAAGCTGGCCTCCACAAGCGGTATGCCACTGAACTCATTGGTGGAAGAAGAGCAGCGCTTGGAGATGGATCTGGAATTCAAAAAAGCTGTCTACAAAACGGCTCTGGCTGGTCTGGAAAAAGGGCGCATGGATGCTGCGCGTACGTTAAAGCAGGTCTCTGTTCTTCAAATGCCGGTCCTTTCGGAATATGCCATGGAACCGCGTCGCATTTATGGTGTTGTGGCAACAGTATGCATTACGGTTTTACTTATTGGCATCATGAACCTTTTGAAATCCGTCATCCTGGATCACGTGGATTAG
- a CDS encoding FkbM family methyltransferase — MNKNYYLYHMNVDSISYNIVLYNKDIDYISKTIFEKKIPYEIVMLRHIVKNIKHEGIFVDIGANIGNHSMYVAAQTGCDIVAFEPNTLLYEAFMESISNNNFTSSIDLNCFALGSKAGKGKYVKEISNNTGAQSIATGDGEIEISTLDNFTINKKISAIKIDVEGMELDVLQGAIETIKNNKPMLYIECADMNNFSSVFSFLVNLRYFYVNTFNATPTHFFVHYDDLHMVYYEINSTISNYIYNLPNRIKTLSKDLNNASKRIADLEKQIDNITKDKEKISAKNCELNSTVDIIINENSLLTKKIAEQELYISEILLKNTNIIS, encoded by the coding sequence ATGAATAAAAACTACTATCTATATCATATGAATGTAGATTCAATCTCCTATAATATTGTCCTTTATAATAAAGATATTGATTACATATCAAAAACAATATTTGAGAAAAAGATTCCATATGAAATTGTCATGCTGCGACATATAGTAAAAAATATTAAACACGAAGGTATATTTGTAGATATAGGTGCCAATATTGGCAACCATTCTATGTATGTGGCAGCACAGACCGGGTGCGATATCGTTGCATTTGAGCCAAATACATTATTGTATGAGGCTTTTATGGAAAGTATTTCAAACAATAACTTCACTAGCTCTATAGATTTAAATTGTTTTGCGCTTGGAAGCAAAGCTGGAAAAGGCAAATACGTTAAAGAAATTTCTAATAATACGGGAGCTCAATCTATAGCAACTGGTGATGGCGAAATAGAAATATCAACACTTGATAATTTTACTATAAATAAAAAAATAAGCGCTATTAAAATTGATGTTGAAGGCATGGAGCTTGATGTATTACAAGGAGCGATTGAAACAATTAAAAATAATAAGCCGATGTTATACATTGAATGCGCTGATATGAATAACTTTAGTTCAGTGTTTAGTTTTTTAGTAAATTTGAGATATTTCTATGTAAACACCTTTAATGCGACTCCAACGCATTTTTTTGTACATTATGATGATCTGCATATGGTTTATTATGAAATAAATAGCACTATTTCTAATTATATTTATAATCTTCCAAATCGTATAAAAACGTTAAGTAAAGATCTAAATAATGCCAGTAAAAGAATTGCCGATCTTGAAAAACAAATTGATAACATTACTAAAGATAAAGAAAAAATTAGCGCTAAAAATTGTGAGCTTAATAGCACTGTTGATATCATAATTAATGAAAATAGTTTGCTTACAAAAAAAATTGCTGAACAAGAATTATATATAAGTGAGATATTATTAAAAAATACTAATATAATTTCATGA
- the wecB gene encoding non-hydrolyzing UDP-N-acetylglucosamine 2-epimerase — protein MKIMSVFGTRPEAIKMAPVVKALADDSFFDAKVCVTAQHRQMLDQVLELFAIKPDFDLDLMQPDQSLGDITGSVLKGMHGVFSQWRPDMVLVHGDTTTTLAAGLSAYYAKVSIGHVEAGLRTGDKFSPWPEETNRHLTGVLADVHFAPTERAKENLLHEGVSSERIHITGNTVIDALLSIVERIRTDAALRQQLSSLFSFLDAAKSLVLVTGHRRENWGSGFENICQAIASIARRGDVQIVYPVHLNPHVQEPVRRILSDAPNVFLLKPQSYLPFVYLMHHCTLVLTDSGGIQEEAPSLGKPVLVMRNTTERPEALAAGTAKLVGTDKNCITREVGRLLDDQAVYQTMAEAHNPYGDGNAAQHIRTTLKTIH, from the coding sequence ATGAAAATAATGTCTGTGTTCGGCACCCGCCCAGAAGCCATAAAAATGGCCCCAGTTGTGAAAGCACTAGCAGACGATTCCTTTTTTGATGCAAAGGTGTGCGTCACTGCTCAGCATAGGCAAATGCTGGATCAAGTTCTGGAATTGTTTGCTATCAAACCGGATTTTGACCTTGATTTGATGCAGCCCGACCAAAGTCTTGGCGATATTACGGGCAGTGTGCTGAAAGGTATGCACGGTGTTTTTTCGCAGTGGCGGCCAGACATGGTACTTGTGCATGGTGATACGACCACCACATTGGCAGCTGGCCTGTCGGCCTACTATGCCAAAGTGTCTATTGGTCACGTGGAAGCTGGTCTACGCACGGGAGATAAGTTTTCCCCTTGGCCGGAAGAAACGAATCGTCATCTGACCGGAGTACTGGCTGATGTGCATTTTGCCCCGACGGAGAGGGCCAAAGAGAATCTTCTGCATGAGGGTGTTTCCTCAGAGCGCATTCATATCACGGGCAACACGGTCATTGACGCGCTCTTAAGCATCGTAGAGCGCATCAGGACAGATGCGGCCTTGCGACAACAGTTAAGTAGTCTCTTTTCGTTTCTGGATGCCGCAAAGTCTCTTGTGCTTGTAACAGGGCACAGGCGTGAAAATTGGGGGTCTGGTTTTGAGAATATTTGTCAAGCCATTGCGAGCATAGCTCGCCGAGGTGACGTGCAAATAGTCTATCCTGTGCACCTCAACCCTCATGTTCAAGAACCGGTGAGGCGCATTTTGTCTGATGCACCCAATGTTTTTTTGCTGAAGCCGCAAAGCTATCTGCCCTTTGTTTATCTTATGCACCATTGCACATTGGTGCTCACAGATTCCGGCGGTATTCAGGAAGAAGCCCCTTCTCTTGGCAAGCCCGTTCTGGTCATGCGTAACACTACCGAGCGCCCGGAAGCGCTGGCAGCGGGTACGGCCAAATTGGTGGGTACGGATAAGAATTGTATCACACGCGAGGTCGGGCGTCTTTTGGATGATCAAGCGGTCTATCAGACTATGGCAGAGGCACATAACCCCTACGGCGACGGCAACGCGGCGCAGCACATCAGAACGACGCTTAAAACCATACATTGA
- the wecC gene encoding UDP-N-acetyl-D-mannosamine dehydrogenase: MSYTSISVIGLGYIGLPTAALIASHVQNVIGVDVSEEVVNSVNTGTVHSVEPGLTELLAEVTAKGWLRAVTVPEPADVFIIAVPTPITDEKKPDLSYVRAAALSLAPALRKGALVILESTSPVGTTEQVSNWLAEARPDLTFPHQSGEDADVQIAYCPERIMPGKMLGELVNNDRIVGGLTEKATAMAVDLYKIFVLGQIVTTTTRTAEMCKLVENSFRDVNIAFANELSMICDNLDIDVWELIELANRHPRVNILQPGCGVGGHCIPVDPWFIVASAPTEACLIKNAREINDYKPRWVATKIKKRVASFFERNPKRRLEDLRIACLGVSYKANLDDIRNSPAIEIIEAISELGSKILVVDPNIKTLPGKMKSNIKLEKIENIKNADIVCVLISHDMFILEKDIFSNGDHVVNVTSVI, translated from the coding sequence ATGTCTTACACAAGTATTTCTGTCATTGGTCTTGGCTACATCGGTTTGCCCACGGCAGCTCTGATCGCATCCCATGTGCAGAATGTTATTGGCGTGGATGTGAGCGAGGAAGTAGTCAATTCTGTTAATACCGGCACCGTGCACTCTGTGGAACCGGGTCTTACGGAGTTGCTTGCAGAGGTTACTGCAAAGGGTTGGCTTCGGGCAGTTACTGTGCCGGAGCCTGCGGATGTGTTCATTATTGCTGTGCCAACTCCAATTACAGATGAAAAAAAGCCGGATCTGAGCTACGTCAGGGCCGCTGCGCTCTCTCTCGCCCCGGCGCTGCGTAAGGGCGCACTGGTCATTCTCGAATCCACCTCTCCTGTAGGCACGACGGAACAGGTATCCAACTGGTTGGCCGAAGCGCGTCCCGACCTCACTTTTCCCCATCAAAGTGGGGAAGATGCTGATGTTCAGATTGCCTACTGCCCTGAACGGATTATGCCGGGAAAGATGCTGGGAGAGTTGGTTAACAATGACCGAATTGTGGGTGGGCTTACGGAAAAGGCCACCGCAATGGCCGTGGATCTCTATAAAATTTTTGTTCTGGGGCAGATCGTTACCACCACCACCCGGACCGCAGAAATGTGCAAGCTGGTGGAAAACAGCTTTCGCGATGTGAACATCGCTTTTGCCAATGAGCTGTCTATGATTTGCGACAATTTGGATATTGATGTGTGGGAACTTATCGAGCTGGCCAATCGGCACCCGCGCGTGAATATTCTACAGCCTGGCTGTGGCGTTGGCGGGCATTGTATTCCAGTAGATCCGTGGTTCATTGTTGCGAGCGCCCCGACAGAGGCGTGTCTCATAAAAAATGCACGAGAGATTAATGACTATAAACCACGCTGGGTAGCAACAAAAATAAAAAAGAGAGTTGCATCGTTTTTTGAAAGAAATCCCAAGAGGAGGCTAGAAGATTTAAGAATTGCCTGTCTTGGAGTTTCTTACAAGGCAAACCTTGATGACATAAGAAACAGTCCAGCTATTGAGATAATTGAAGCCATTTCTGAACTTGGCAGCAAAATATTAGTAGTTGACCCAAATATAAAAACTTTACCTGGGAAAATGAAGAGCAACATTAAACTTGAAAAAATTGAGAACATTAAAAATGCAGATATAGTATGTGTCTTGATAAGTCATGATATGTTTATTCTAGAAAAGGATATATTTTCCAACGGTGATCATGTTGTTAATGTTACAAGTGTAATATAA
- a CDS encoding IS4 family transposase: MPHKEILDLSHHTTLFSQLLSLIPGHVFEKLERKHKTGRSSRQFGFKEQFTVMAFIQLAARRSLRDGLRALEAAKRRLYHLGLKSVARSTVADANNSRPVEFFKDLFTEMYGLCHLRAPRHKFRFKCKLYSMDATTISLCLSIFPWASFRRNKAGVKVNTVLDHDGYIPAFLDINNAKTHESRMAKSLSLPKGSIVTFDKGYICYSWFRMLTAKGIFFVTRLKSNAAYKLVDRRAVDRKTGVTSDHIIDVSSRGKTTRLRRIGYRDAKTGKRYEFLTNHFRLSAKTIADIYKERWQIEIFFREVKQNLHIKSFVGRSENAVHIQIYTALTVYLLLAYQKFLSKLGLSVQQLFELICLNLFGKDSLEELLNPRRRKTINTYSYSLLAMGA; the protein is encoded by the coding sequence TTGCCACACAAGGAGATTTTGGACTTGAGCCATCATACTACACTCTTCTCTCAACTGCTATCCCTGATACCGGGACATGTTTTTGAAAAACTCGAACGCAAGCACAAAACTGGCCGCTCTTCACGCCAATTTGGATTCAAGGAGCAATTCACCGTCATGGCCTTTATCCAACTCGCTGCAAGGCGCTCTTTACGCGATGGGCTTCGCGCCTTGGAGGCGGCCAAGAGACGGCTGTATCACCTCGGCTTGAAATCAGTAGCGCGTTCCACGGTTGCCGATGCCAACAATTCAAGGCCTGTGGAATTTTTCAAAGACCTGTTCACTGAAATGTATGGCCTGTGCCATCTTCGTGCGCCTCGTCACAAATTCCGCTTCAAGTGCAAGCTGTACAGCATGGACGCCACCACCATCAGCCTATGCCTGTCCATCTTTCCCTGGGCGTCGTTCCGGCGGAACAAGGCTGGCGTGAAAGTAAATACCGTGCTTGACCACGATGGCTACATTCCCGCTTTTCTCGATATCAACAATGCCAAAACCCACGAAAGCCGCATGGCCAAAAGTCTTTCATTGCCAAAGGGTTCCATCGTCACCTTCGATAAAGGCTATATCTGCTATTCCTGGTTTCGCATGTTGACCGCGAAGGGCATTTTCTTCGTAACCCGACTGAAGAGCAATGCTGCCTATAAGCTCGTTGATCGCCGCGCCGTAGACCGGAAAACCGGGGTCACGTCCGATCACATCATTGACGTGAGCAGCCGGGGAAAAACCACTCGTCTACGCAGAATCGGCTATCGCGATGCGAAAACCGGCAAACGGTACGAATTTTTGACCAACCATTTCCGCCTGTCCGCCAAGACAATTGCTGATATCTATAAAGAACGCTGGCAAATTGAAATATTCTTCCGCGAAGTCAAACAAAATCTGCATATTAAAAGCTTTGTCGGGCGCTCGGAGAATGCGGTGCACATCCAGATTTATACGGCCCTGACCGTGTATTTACTCCTGGCCTATCAGAAATTCCTGAGCAAGCTTGGGCTGTCGGTGCAACAACTCTTCGAGCTCATTTGCTTGAATCTGTTCGGCAAGGATTCTCTGGAAGAACTTCTGAATCCGCGAAGACGAAAAACTATAAACACCTATAGTTATAGCCTGTTAGCTATGGGTGCTTAA
- a CDS encoding CatB-related O-acetyltransferase: MYTQIGRYCSIGRDVVIGSGSHNLNGFTTTPFFHHFSHTSSLKLARDTPKRRVVIGNDVWIGDRAYIMSGVNIGDGAVVAANAVVSKDVEPYSVVGGVPARVIKKRFSDVIIFNLLKLQWWTRHPHDLSRVFELAKNLDVCSLTSLITENCIDEFKTSYIEINYKSFMCA, encoded by the coding sequence ATGTATACGCAAATAGGGCGCTATTGTTCTATTGGGCGTGATGTTGTGATTGGATCTGGTTCTCATAATCTCAATGGCTTCACAACTACACCATTTTTTCATCATTTTTCACATACATCATCGTTAAAATTAGCTAGAGATACCCCTAAAAGGCGTGTTGTGATTGGGAATGATGTTTGGATTGGTGATAGGGCTTACATTATGAGTGGTGTTAATATTGGCGATGGCGCTGTCGTTGCTGCTAATGCAGTTGTTTCGAAAGACGTTGAGCCTTATAGTGTTGTCGGAGGTGTGCCTGCAAGAGTAATAAAAAAGCGGTTTTCTGATGTTATTATATTTAATCTTTTGAAGCTACAATGGTGGACAAGGCATCCTCACGATCTATCGAGAGTTTTCGAGCTTGCTAAGAATTTGGACGTATGCAGCCTCACTTCCCTTATTACAGAAAATTGTATTGATGAATTCAAAACAAGTTATATAGAAATTAATTATAAGAGCTTTATGTGTGCTTAA
- a CDS encoding glycosyltransferase, translating to MSQLIAEGNKFYREGSYQLALDCYVQFANKYPSLASTVDFNVNKTRMIIEKNNENLSGKCIKFEKKNKLNVLLVGRTETYTKGGIYKSCKLIKKHLEQIGHSVVEHDVHHPFNDRLEKFDLCWIYTGDPNRPDFESVDEKVEILKNNSIPTVINLSYNLVKDRSDYIVKKILEYNRGDQTPVLAAFFTESASLDETFSSIFDYTCVLPKTLVYENVIVNSPFKNRKGICIGDASKVSNPSIVGGDAQIWVDALKKKSPDIEIYVYKQYSGKNLIKGVTYAPYMPEKFGNWLSERKLFVCLNKFCTFEMVPCEAQHFGTPVIYRHMPQSLSEYLSITGFSVRTPNELAEIVSWLYNDEEAWNSLSMSSQYNAKSKHIDFLSYVIEGYIRLAKFRANSIMSSKII from the coding sequence ATGTCTCAGTTAATTGCAGAGGGAAATAAATTCTATAGAGAAGGATCGTATCAATTAGCGCTTGACTGTTATGTTCAGTTTGCAAACAAATACCCTAGTCTTGCAAGTACCGTTGATTTTAATGTTAATAAAACAAGAATGATTATTGAGAAAAATAATGAAAATTTAAGTGGAAAATGTATTAAATTTGAAAAAAAAAATAAATTAAATGTGCTTTTAGTTGGAAGAACGGAAACATACACAAAGGGGGGAATATATAAATCGTGTAAGTTAATAAAAAAACATCTTGAACAGATTGGACATAGCGTCGTTGAGCACGATGTTCATCATCCATTTAATGATAGACTAGAAAAATTTGATTTATGTTGGATCTATACTGGAGATCCGAATCGTCCGGATTTTGAAAGCGTTGATGAAAAAGTTGAAATATTAAAAAATAATTCAATCCCGACTGTTATTAATTTGTCGTATAATTTGGTTAAAGATAGGTCTGACTATATTGTAAAAAAAATACTTGAATATAATAGGGGTGACCAAACTCCAGTTTTGGCTGCTTTTTTTACGGAATCCGCATCACTAGATGAAACTTTTTCCTCAATTTTTGATTATACCTGTGTTTTACCAAAGACACTTGTTTATGAAAACGTCATAGTCAATAGTCCATTTAAAAATAGAAAAGGGATTTGTATCGGTGACGCATCAAAAGTTTCTAATCCTAGTATTGTAGGCGGCGATGCACAGATATGGGTCGACGCGCTTAAGAAGAAATCACCGGATATCGAAATTTATGTATATAAACAGTATTCTGGAAAAAATCTTATCAAAGGTGTGACCTATGCGCCATATATGCCAGAAAAATTTGGGAATTGGCTCTCAGAAAGGAAACTATTCGTTTGCCTGAATAAATTTTGTACTTTCGAAATGGTTCCATGTGAGGCCCAGCACTTTGGGACTCCTGTTATATATAGGCATATGCCGCAATCGCTGTCTGAGTATCTATCAATAACGGGTTTTTCTGTCCGGACTCCAAATGAGTTGGCCGAAATAGTATCGTGGCTTTATAATGATGAAGAAGCATGGAATAGTTTGAGTATGTCATCTCAGTATAACGCAAAATCGAAGCACATAGATTTTTTGTCCTACGTTATTGAAGGTTATATTCGGTTAGCTAAGTTTAGAGCAAATTCAATAATGAGTAGTAAAATAATTTAG
- a CDS encoding nucleotide sugar dehydrogenase has product MSTVAVIGLGYVGLPLVVEFSKVMRTIGFDINADKVAMCNDGIDPSCELSNEEMSSAQNIIYTNNPSMLTEADIVIVAVPTPVDKAMIPDFHPLISASELVGRYMKSGVTVVYESTVYPGATEEVCIPVLERASGLVWGKDFFVGYSPERINPGDKEHTLTKILKIVSGDSPETLERVASLYEQIIIPGVFRAGSIKIAEAAKVIENTQRDINIALMNELSLIFNMLGIDTSAVLQAAGTKWNFLKFKPGLVGGHCIGVDPYYLTYKAKMLGYHPKMIQAGRSINDGMGKYIAEQTVKCLISSGMQVKGALVNILGVTFKENCADIRNSKVIDIVNELKKFDVDVCVSDVSASSNDVYREYGLDMLEFGSLKKSSAVIVAVSHNEYRQLSPKDFETILVPNGVIVDVKSMFDIAPLHAAGFSVWRL; this is encoded by the coding sequence GTGAGTACTGTTGCAGTTATTGGATTGGGGTATGTCGGATTACCATTGGTGGTTGAATTCTCGAAAGTGATGAGAACAATAGGGTTTGATATTAATGCGGATAAAGTCGCAATGTGCAACGATGGAATTGATCCGTCTTGCGAACTCAGCAACGAAGAAATGAGTTCGGCACAAAATATTATATATACTAATAATCCTTCTATGTTGACCGAGGCTGATATTGTCATTGTTGCTGTGCCTACCCCCGTCGATAAGGCTATGATTCCAGATTTTCATCCTCTAATTTCGGCCTCGGAGCTTGTTGGAAGGTATATGAAATCCGGCGTTACAGTTGTTTATGAATCAACTGTCTACCCTGGAGCTACTGAAGAAGTATGCATTCCTGTTTTAGAGCGAGCGTCAGGCCTTGTGTGGGGCAAAGATTTTTTTGTTGGTTATAGCCCTGAGCGTATTAACCCTGGCGATAAGGAGCACACGTTAACAAAGATTTTAAAAATTGTTTCCGGTGATTCGCCTGAAACGCTGGAGAGGGTAGCTTCTTTATATGAACAGATCATAATCCCGGGTGTTTTTAGGGCTGGTTCAATTAAGATTGCTGAAGCTGCAAAGGTTATAGAAAATACACAGAGGGATATTAATATTGCGTTAATGAATGAGCTTTCGTTAATATTCAATATGCTTGGAATCGACACGTCTGCTGTGCTCCAGGCGGCTGGCACAAAATGGAATTTCCTTAAATTCAAACCGGGGCTTGTGGGTGGGCATTGTATTGGCGTTGATCCATACTATTTGACGTACAAAGCAAAAATGCTTGGGTACCATCCGAAAATGATTCAGGCTGGACGGAGCATTAATGATGGTATGGGTAAATATATCGCTGAACAGACGGTGAAATGTTTAATTTCAAGTGGTATGCAGGTCAAAGGAGCTTTGGTCAATATCCTTGGCGTTACCTTTAAGGAGAACTGTGCTGATATTAGAAATAGTAAGGTTATTGATATTGTTAATGAATTAAAAAAATTTGATGTTGATGTCTGTGTAAGTGATGTTAGCGCTTCAAGTAATGATGTTTATAGAGAATATGGACTTGACATGTTAGAGTTTGGCTCTTTGAAAAAGTCCAGTGCTGTTATCGTTGCAGTTTCTCATAATGAATATAGGCAATTATCTCCAAAAGATTTTGAAACGATTTTAGTGCCGAATGGTGTTATTGTTGATGTTAAGTCCATGTTCGATATTGCCCCCTTGCATGCTGCTGGGTTTTCTGTCTGGCGTTTATGA